In one Longimicrobiaceae bacterium genomic region, the following are encoded:
- a CDS encoding vanadium-dependent haloperoxidase — protein sequence MARTGAAAGQGACGTGAHNRTRKALMAKASTLGDDFNDNSTDTATRWNVVFSPAPQAERIREVNRRLEIRPRPSISGDNYQYYGSKTTYDLTDSQIRIEVVRALAQEHGTTTFLSAFIDGSNEIAMGVEDGFLFAFQEVSGVAATLATVPYDPARHRWLRIVELSGRTHYQFSADGATFQDLAVAPDAITLTAVTIAFGAGTFEAVASPGFAVLDNFNVPHVSEDRRVEERRLSARDIRIQAAEIAAERVWEEHVNNNDEVNYTDLPFVGNFSKSYRHDELGDPDPCSYGTVLRALESRDSVDFEEIVLASPTTAKKLTNPQSGLAFDLEGPDAQEYTMPPAPRFDSQQAAHEMGELYWMAVARDVPFVNYSLQAGTSGTIIADAIDSLNNEFPAFGGTIAVTDQNVFRGVYYGEQVGPYVSQFLLKGNVDPRRLDGTGRDAKEGYLAYGAQAIDQRVLPAAPDTDFLTGFSDWLDVQNGVDKRGDDVFENVPRKFIATLRDGATFVHFDQVVNAYYNAAWYLMSEPVGDQDLAANATGRPQVDAEFPKNVGNPYDPPLTARDSKTQIGFNTFGPIHVLQAVSEVIGRAGRAVWWQKWGVHRRLRPEEYGGRVQNHLTEQRTYPLDGSIVSSFQFGAGLAKYYNGGILGADKTFPSYLLPQAYPEGAPTHPAYGAGHATISGACVTILKAFFDENAGIQAPVVASDDGSELLDYGGGDAGDMNVGGELNKLAGNIAIFRNAAGVHWRSDYTESLLLGERIAIGLLQEMSLGFNEKDAYFEFHKFDGNICRIEGGRIEQFIP from the coding sequence GTGGCGCGCACCGGCGCCGCGGCGGGGCAGGGCGCCTGCGGCACGGGCGCGCACAATCGGACCAGGAAGGCACTCATGGCGAAGGCGAGCACCCTCGGCGACGACTTCAACGACAACTCCACCGACACCGCCACACGGTGGAACGTGGTGTTCTCTCCGGCTCCCCAGGCGGAGCGGATCCGCGAGGTGAACCGGCGGCTGGAGATCCGCCCGCGGCCCAGCATCTCGGGCGACAACTACCAGTACTACGGCAGCAAGACGACCTACGACCTGACGGACTCGCAGATCCGCATCGAGGTGGTGCGGGCGCTGGCGCAGGAGCACGGCACCACCACGTTCCTCTCGGCGTTCATCGACGGCAGCAACGAGATCGCCATGGGGGTCGAGGACGGCTTCCTGTTCGCCTTCCAGGAGGTGTCGGGCGTGGCGGCCACGCTGGCGACCGTTCCCTACGACCCGGCCAGGCACCGCTGGCTGCGCATCGTGGAGCTCTCGGGCCGCACGCACTATCAGTTCTCGGCAGACGGCGCCACGTTCCAGGACCTGGCGGTGGCGCCCGACGCCATCACCCTGACCGCGGTCACCATCGCCTTCGGCGCGGGGACCTTCGAGGCGGTGGCGTCGCCCGGCTTCGCGGTGCTGGACAACTTCAACGTCCCGCACGTCTCGGAAGACCGCAGGGTGGAGGAGCGCCGGCTGTCCGCTCGCGACATCCGCATCCAGGCGGCCGAGATCGCTGCCGAGCGGGTGTGGGAGGAGCACGTCAACAACAACGACGAGGTCAACTACACCGACCTGCCGTTCGTGGGCAACTTCTCCAAGAGCTACCGGCACGACGAGCTGGGCGACCCGGACCCGTGCAGCTACGGCACCGTGCTGCGCGCGCTGGAGAGCCGCGACTCGGTGGACTTCGAGGAGATCGTCCTCGCCAGCCCCACGACCGCGAAGAAGCTGACCAACCCGCAGTCGGGCCTCGCGTTCGACCTGGAGGGGCCGGACGCGCAGGAGTACACCATGCCGCCGGCGCCGCGCTTCGACAGCCAGCAGGCGGCGCACGAGATGGGCGAGCTGTACTGGATGGCGGTCGCGCGCGACGTGCCGTTCGTAAACTACTCGCTCCAGGCGGGCACATCCGGCACCATCATCGCCGACGCCATCGACTCGCTCAACAACGAGTTCCCGGCGTTCGGCGGCACCATCGCCGTCACCGACCAGAACGTCTTCCGCGGCGTGTACTACGGCGAGCAGGTGGGGCCGTACGTCTCGCAGTTCCTGCTCAAGGGCAACGTGGACCCGCGCAGGCTGGACGGCACGGGGCGCGACGCCAAGGAGGGCTACCTGGCCTACGGCGCGCAGGCCATCGACCAGCGCGTGCTCCCTGCGGCGCCCGACACGGACTTCCTGACCGGCTTCTCGGACTGGCTGGACGTGCAGAACGGCGTGGACAAGCGCGGCGACGACGTGTTCGAGAACGTCCCGCGCAAGTTCATCGCGACGCTGCGCGACGGCGCCACCTTCGTGCACTTCGACCAGGTGGTGAACGCGTACTACAACGCCGCGTGGTACCTGATGTCGGAGCCGGTGGGCGACCAGGACCTGGCGGCCAACGCCACCGGCCGGCCGCAGGTGGACGCCGAGTTCCCCAAGAACGTGGGCAACCCGTACGATCCGCCGCTCACGGCGCGCGACTCCAAGACGCAGATCGGGTTCAACACCTTCGGCCCCATCCACGTCCTGCAGGCGGTGAGCGAGGTGATCGGCCGCGCGGGACGCGCGGTGTGGTGGCAGAAGTGGGGCGTGCACCGTCGCCTGCGGCCCGAGGAGTACGGCGGGCGCGTGCAGAACCATCTCACGGAGCAGCGCACGTACCCCCTCGACGGCTCCATCGTCTCGTCATTCCAGTTCGGGGCCGGGCTGGCGAAGTACTACAACGGCGGCATCCTCGGCGCCGACAAGACCTTCCCCTCGTACCTGCTGCCGCAGGCGTACCCGGAGGGCGCGCCCACGCACCCGGCATACGGGGCCGGGCACGCAACCATCAGCGGCGCGTGCGTGACCATCCTGAAGGCGTTCTTCGACGAGAACGCCGGCATCCAGGCCCCCGTGGTCGCCAGCGACGACGGTTCGGAGCTGCTGGACTATGGCGGCGGCGACGCGGGCGACATGAACGTGGGCGGCGAGCTGAACAAGCTGGCCGGCAACATCGCCATCTTCCGCAACGCCGCGGGCGTGCACTGGCGGTCGGACTACACCGAGTCGCTGCTGCTGGGCGAGAGGATCGCCATCGGGCTGCTCCAGGAGATGAGCCTGGGCTTCAACGAGAAGGACGCGTACTTCGAGTTCCACAAGTTCGACGGCAACATCTGCCGCATCGAGGGCGGGCGCATCGAGCAGTTCATCCCCTGA